The proteins below come from a single Candidatus Binatia bacterium genomic window:
- a CDS encoding DedA family protein: MDERILNFILSHLLAWGYYIVFVMAFLETSAFVGLVVPGESVIVIAGLFAGSGDLNLTAVIGLASAGAILGDSVGYFIGYRFGEAFFRKYGRYLLFKPEYLDQARRFFAEHGGKTVFLGRFVGYLRAFAPVVAGMSRMPYHWFLVANVCGGVAWAATFSLIGYFVGNNWTTIEKYLGRAGMVAFAAAVVAVYLYVKFARQRDQTASAHHSGDH, translated from the coding sequence GTGGACGAGCGCATACTGAACTTCATTCTCTCCCACCTGCTAGCCTGGGGTTACTACATCGTCTTCGTCATGGCGTTCCTCGAGACTTCCGCCTTCGTTGGCTTGGTGGTGCCAGGCGAAAGCGTCATCGTGATTGCCGGGCTGTTTGCCGGAAGCGGCGACCTGAATCTCACCGCCGTCATCGGACTGGCTTCGGCCGGAGCGATACTCGGGGATAGTGTCGGCTACTTCATCGGCTACCGGTTTGGGGAAGCATTCTTCCGCAAGTATGGGCGCTATCTCCTGTTCAAACCCGAATACCTGGATCAGGCGCGCCGGTTCTTTGCCGAACACGGTGGCAAGACGGTGTTCCTGGGTCGGTTTGTGGGGTACCTGCGAGCCTTTGCCCCCGTGGTCGCGGGCATGTCGAGAATGCCTTACCACTGGTTCCTTGTTGCCAACGTGTGCGGTGGCGTGGCGTGGGCAGCCACGTTTTCCCTCATCGGCTATTTCGTCGGCAACAACTGGACCACGATTGAGAAGTACCTCGGGCGTGCCGGCATGGTCGCCTTTGCCGCAGCCGTGGTCGCGGTCTACTTGTACGTCAAGTTCGCGCGGCAGCGCGATCAAACGGCGAGCGCTCACCACTCGGGTGACCATTGA